A stretch of Candidatus Methylomirabilota bacterium DNA encodes these proteins:
- the corA gene encoding magnesium/cobalt transporter CorA produces the protein MSGAVSCAVYAGGRRSADVALDDISEVLKQDDGKFIWIDLHEPDEPLLRKMQDEFGLHDLAVEDALQAHQRPKLELYDGSLFVVLRTVRVGPDRRLETGETHIFVGPRYVVSVRHGSSLSYEAVRVRGEANPELLKLGPGFVLYALMDFIVDHYFPVVEALEDQLESLEEEIFTEHFDRSTTTRIYRLKRELLALRHAVSPLVDITNRLMRFELALIPEAARPYFRDVYDHVVRINEMLDTLRELLSAALEANLSLISVSQADVVKRLTSWAAIIAVPTLIASIYGMNFRFMPEVTWWFGYPVALALMLGACSFLYFRFKRAGWL, from the coding sequence ATGAGCGGGGCCGTCAGCTGCGCCGTCTATGCCGGCGGCCGCCGCAGCGCCGATGTGGCGCTGGACGATATCAGCGAGGTCCTCAAGCAGGACGACGGGAAGTTCATCTGGATCGATCTGCACGAGCCCGACGAGCCCCTGCTCCGCAAGATGCAGGACGAATTCGGGCTGCACGACCTCGCCGTCGAGGACGCGCTGCAAGCGCACCAGCGGCCCAAGCTCGAGCTCTACGACGGCTCCCTCTTCGTGGTGCTGCGCACCGTCCGCGTGGGGCCGGACAGGCGGCTGGAGACCGGCGAGACGCACATCTTCGTGGGCCCTCGCTACGTCGTCTCCGTTCGCCACGGCTCGTCCCTGTCCTACGAGGCCGTCCGGGTCCGCGGCGAGGCCAACCCCGAGCTGCTGAAGCTGGGCCCGGGGTTCGTCCTCTATGCGCTGATGGATTTCATCGTGGACCACTACTTTCCGGTCGTGGAGGCCCTGGAGGATCAGCTCGAGAGTCTCGAGGAGGAGATCTTCACCGAGCACTTCGACCGGTCCACGACGACCCGCATCTACCGGCTCAAGCGCGAGCTGCTGGCGCTCAGGCACGCCGTCTCGCCCCTCGTGGACATCACCAACCGGCTGATGCGCTTCGAGCTGGCCCTGATTCCCGAAGCCGCCCGCCCGTACTTCCGCGACGTCTACGATCACGTCGTGCGCATCAACGAGATGCTCGACACCCTGCGCGAGCTCCTCAGCGCCGCGCTGGAGGCCAACCTCTCGCTGATCTCGGTGTCACAGGCCGACGTGGTCAAGCGGCTCACGAGCTGGGCCGCCATCATCGCCGTCCCCACGCTGATCGCCAGCATCTACGGCATGAACTTCCGCTTCATGCCAGAAGTGACCTGGTGGTTCGGCTATCCCGTCGCGCTGGCCCTCATGCTGGGCGCCTGCTCCTTCCTCTACTTCCGTTTCAAGCGGGCAGGGTGGCTTTAG
- the nagZ gene encoding beta-N-acetylhexosaminidase: MADIEALAGEQLMFGLPGPTLSPADIALFRETRAAGLILYRRNFESPAQVVRLIHDLEDALERRLLVATDHEGGRVIMLGRDVTVFPDNLAVGTAGDEAFAYRQGLYEARELRRFGVDLNLGPVLDVLTERYSPNIGIRSYGKDPSCVARYGIARIRGMAEGGLAACAKHFPGKGHSPLDAHLRLPRIDSTWDEMRAIHLVPFAEAIAAGVACVMTSHPVYRNLDPSGVPATFSRRIVTDCLRGELGFSGVVVSDDLEMGAITETCPIAEATVRAAAAGHDLLLVCHTEGAQRAAARALVDAYRSGTLSKDELDAAAERIRRLCRPDSPRFTPGPPHAEPDGPALAGAMATRAVTLVASVPGGFARRLNGQATVVFPRLSDLAARITIEPELMDEKKYLSRTFATIGIEPDAVLVGIEPAPAEIEAAAGAAAVADGTILFLYDAHLYASNRALLDALQARARHLAVVLLRDPYDAALLQAGVLGITAFGFRRCQLDAVIARLGSL, translated from the coding sequence GTGGCCGACATCGAAGCGCTGGCGGGCGAACAGCTCATGTTCGGGCTGCCGGGCCCCACGCTGTCCCCCGCCGACATCGCCCTCTTCCGGGAGACCAGAGCGGCCGGGCTCATCCTCTATCGCCGGAACTTCGAGAGCCCGGCCCAGGTGGTTCGCCTGATCCACGACCTGGAGGACGCGCTCGAGCGGAGGCTGCTCGTGGCGACCGACCACGAAGGCGGTCGCGTGATCATGCTCGGCCGAGACGTCACCGTCTTCCCGGATAACCTCGCCGTAGGCACCGCCGGGGACGAGGCCTTCGCCTATCGTCAAGGACTGTACGAAGCCAGGGAGTTGCGCCGATTCGGCGTCGACCTCAACCTCGGCCCCGTGCTCGACGTGCTGACGGAGCGGTACAGCCCGAACATCGGCATCCGCTCGTACGGTAAGGATCCCTCGTGTGTCGCCCGCTACGGCATCGCTCGCATTCGAGGCATGGCCGAGGGTGGGCTCGCGGCGTGCGCCAAGCACTTCCCCGGCAAGGGGCACTCTCCCCTGGACGCCCACCTGCGTTTGCCTCGCATCGACTCCACCTGGGACGAGATGCGCGCGATCCACCTGGTGCCGTTCGCGGAAGCGATCGCCGCCGGCGTGGCGTGCGTGATGACCTCTCACCCCGTGTACCGGAACCTCGATCCATCCGGCGTGCCGGCGACCTTCTCACGACGCATCGTGACCGATTGCCTGCGTGGAGAGCTCGGATTCTCGGGCGTCGTGGTCTCCGATGATCTGGAGATGGGGGCCATCACCGAGACCTGTCCCATCGCCGAGGCCACCGTGCGGGCGGCGGCGGCCGGGCACGATCTGCTCCTCGTGTGCCACACCGAGGGCGCTCAGCGCGCCGCCGCCCGGGCGCTTGTCGATGCGTACCGCTCCGGGACCCTGTCCAAAGACGAGCTGGACGCGGCGGCGGAGCGAATCCGCCGGCTGTGCCGCCCCGACTCCCCGCGCTTTACGCCAGGGCCACCGCACGCCGAGCCGGATGGCCCGGCGCTAGCCGGCGCGATGGCCACCCGTGCCGTCACGCTCGTGGCTTCCGTACCAGGCGGCTTTGCCAGGCGGCTGAACGGGCAGGCCACCGTCGTATTTCCACGCCTGTCCGACCTGGCCGCCCGCATCACGATCGAGCCCGAGCTGATGGACGAAAAGAAGTACCTTTCACGGACCTTCGCCACGATCGGGATCGAGCCGGATGCCGTGCTGGTCGGCATCGAGCCCGCTCCGGCCGAGATCGAGGCGGCGGCGGGGGCGGCCGCGGTGGCCGACGGCACGATCCTCTTTCTCTACGACGCCCACCTGTACGCTTCGAATCGGGCGCTGCTCGATGCCCTGCAAGCGCGAGCCCGACACCTGGCTGTCGTCTTGCTGCGGGATCCCTACGATGCGGCGCTGCTCCAGGCGGGCGTGCTCGGAATCACGGCGTTCGGGTTCCGACGCTGTCAGCTGGACGCCGTGATCGCCCGGCTGGGGAGTCTCTGA
- the hemH gene encoding ferrochelatase: MLLIAFGGPTTPDEIRPFLETVTRGRGIPPARLEEVARHYEQMPGGRSPLNELTEAQGRALGARLAAEGLALPVFVGMRNWRPWLRDTLAAMARQGCRRVLGVILSALRTEASWERYMADVARARAETPDAPDVVFAPAWFDHPGFADAVADRCRQAFEQVPAPARAATPLVFTAHSVPVAMAAVSPYVADFTAASREVATRLGHARWSLAYQSRSGSPGKAWLEPDVNDVLRALAGEGVRHVVVAPIGFVCDHVEVLYDLDVQARATARAAALTLHRAQAVNDHPAFIAALADVVRRHVAGGSSARPSGGAGRG, translated from the coding sequence GTGCTGTTGATCGCGTTTGGCGGCCCCACGACGCCCGACGAGATCCGCCCCTTCCTCGAGACGGTCACCCGTGGCCGAGGGATTCCGCCGGCGCGACTCGAAGAAGTGGCCCGCCACTACGAGCAGATGCCAGGCGGTCGCTCGCCGCTGAACGAGCTGACCGAGGCACAGGGGCGCGCCCTGGGCGCGCGGCTGGCCGCCGAGGGGCTGGCGCTCCCCGTGTTCGTGGGGATGCGCAACTGGCGCCCCTGGCTGCGCGACACCCTGGCGGCGATGGCCAGGCAGGGGTGTCGGCGCGTGCTCGGCGTGATCCTCTCCGCCCTTCGGACGGAGGCTTCGTGGGAGCGCTACATGGCCGACGTCGCCCGGGCGCGAGCGGAAACTCCTGACGCCCCCGACGTCGTCTTCGCCCCCGCCTGGTTCGACCATCCCGGCTTCGCCGACGCGGTGGCCGACCGCTGTCGTCAGGCTTTCGAGCAGGTGCCCGCGCCCGCGCGCGCGGCGACGCCGCTGGTTTTCACCGCCCACAGCGTCCCGGTCGCCATGGCGGCGGTCTCGCCCTACGTCGCCGACTTCACGGCGGCTTCGCGCGAGGTGGCCACCCGGCTCGGCCACGCCCGATGGTCACTGGCCTACCAGAGCCGGAGCGGTAGCCCCGGCAAGGCCTGGCTCGAGCCCGACGTGAACGACGTCCTCCGCGCGCTGGCCGGCGAGGGTGTCCGGCACGTCGTCGTGGCGCCGATCGGCTTCGTGTGCGATCACGTGGAGGTGCTCTACGACCTCGACGTGCAGGCGCGCGCCACCGCCCGTGCGGCGGCCCTGACGCTGCACCGCGCACAGGCCGTGAACGACCACCCCGCGTTCATCGCTGCGCTCGCCGATGTCGTCCGCCGTCACGTGGCCGGCGGGTCGTCGGCGCGGCCGTCCGGTGGGGCTGGGCGGGGATGA
- a CDS encoding BadF/BadG/BcrA/BcrD ATPase family protein — translation MIRIRQGQCGGPDLVVGADLGATWVRVQARRRGKPLAPFTSRAAPVSEIGKLFHALWRRRGWTSGRVGALVVASRGVWTAGERRALAYRLGGLARRVVVLSDAQAAHLGALGGRPGVLVLSGTGSIVIGRSPRGRWARAGGLGPLLGDEGSGFWLGQQWLRLTTRGEDFHPARRLVTGPNPVMRIASLAPVVIRRARAGDARARAIVRAGQAHLASQAADVAKRLRLDRPVTLSWAGSVLDDRWFRAGLKRAVRRAGLPARWQPPREAPVAAAARLASLAAPARPRRTASRGAGRARRT, via the coding sequence ATGATCAGGATTAGACAGGGCCAGTGTGGTGGCCCCGACCTCGTGGTCGGGGCCGATCTGGGCGCGACGTGGGTGCGCGTCCAGGCGCGGCGCCGGGGAAAGCCGCTGGCGCCATTCACTTCCCGGGCCGCGCCGGTGTCGGAAATCGGCAAACTGTTTCATGCGCTCTGGCGCCGACGCGGCTGGACGTCGGGCAGAGTCGGGGCGCTGGTCGTGGCATCGCGCGGCGTGTGGACGGCCGGCGAGCGTCGCGCGCTCGCTTACCGGCTCGGCGGCCTGGCCCGCCGCGTGGTCGTCCTCTCTGATGCCCAGGCCGCCCATCTCGGCGCGCTCGGAGGCCGGCCCGGCGTGCTCGTCCTGAGCGGCACCGGATCGATCGTCATCGGACGAAGCCCCCGCGGCCGCTGGGCACGGGCCGGCGGCCTGGGACCGTTGCTGGGTGACGAGGGCTCCGGCTTCTGGCTGGGCCAGCAGTGGCTGCGCCTCACGACGAGGGGCGAGGATTTTCATCCCGCGCGACGTCTGGTGACCGGTCCGAATCCCGTGATGCGTATCGCGTCCCTGGCACCCGTCGTCATCCGGCGCGCCCGAGCGGGCGACGCCCGCGCCCGGGCCATCGTGCGAGCCGGGCAAGCCCATCTGGCCAGTCAAGCGGCCGACGTGGCGAAACGGCTGCGCCTGGATCGGCCCGTGACACTGAGCTGGGCGGGCAGCGTCCTGGACGATCGGTGGTTCCGCGCCGGCCTCAAGCGGGCGGTTCGGCGCGCCGGCTTGCCGGCGCGCTGGCAGCCGCCGCGCGAGGCGCCCGTGGCGGCTGCGGCCAGACTGGCCAGTCTGGCAGCGCCCGCGCGGCCTCGCCGGACGGCGAGCCGAGGGGCTGGCCGGGCCCGACGAACGTGA
- a CDS encoding ABC transporter substrate-binding protein: MQSAVTRVIQTLDAAQQRPRLARAGRPQTDGARTEIRRIASELFDFDEVSRRALGRHWTGRSPEEQAEFVALFTELLERAYVGKIEAYSGERILYTSEVIDGEYATVRSRVQTTQRREVGLDYRLHLTDGGWKVYDVLIDGVSFVSTYRSEFNRIIKLDSWDELMDRLRKKQVPARTIVDRS, encoded by the coding sequence GTGCAGTCCGCCGTGACCCGGGTGATCCAGACGCTCGATGCTGCGCAGCAGCGCCCCCGGCTCGCCCGGGCCGGCCGCCCTCAGACCGATGGCGCGCGAACGGAGATCCGACGGATCGCCAGCGAGCTCTTCGACTTCGACGAGGTTTCCCGCCGGGCGCTGGGCCGTCACTGGACCGGACGGAGCCCGGAGGAGCAAGCCGAGTTCGTCGCCCTGTTCACCGAGCTCCTGGAGCGCGCGTACGTGGGAAAGATCGAGGCGTATTCGGGCGAGCGGATCCTGTACACGAGCGAGGTCATCGACGGCGAGTACGCCACCGTGCGCTCGCGGGTCCAGACGACGCAGCGGAGGGAAGTCGGGCTCGACTACCGGCTGCACCTGACCGACGGCGGCTGGAAAGTCTACGACGTCCTCATCGACGGCGTGAGCTTCGTCTCCACGTACCGCAGCGAGTTCAACCGGATCATCAAGCTCGACTCCTGGGATGAGCTGATGGACCGGTTGCGCAAGAAGCAGGTCCCCGCCCGCACCATCGTCGATCGCAGCTGA
- the hemG gene encoding protoporphyrinogen oxidase, protein MRLVVIGAGIAGLAAAHRAVELARERGISLELTVLEARERLGGTIETERVDGFLVEAGPDSFLSEKPWGLALCRRLGLEHRLVGTDDRFRRTFVWFHGRLHPLPEGFQLLAPTRVRPFLASQLLSWPGKARMALDLLLPRGAAGADESLGAFVRRRLGREALERVAQPLVAGIYTADPDELSLRATMPRFLELERVRRSLIIGLWRASRGGPAASGSSGARWSLFVTLSGGMNELVQGLAARLPAGAVQLERRVNSVVRRGASWAVDGGGSVIEADRVIAAVEGHAASRLLRYVDPQLASLLQGIPYASSATISLGYPRAAIRHPLDGFGFVVPRVEGRALLACTFSSVKYPGRAPAGHVLLRCFLGGALNAGVLEASDDELVRLAREELAAALGVAGDPMLVRVVRHPAAMPQYVVGHLRTLEAIARRLESSPGLLLAGSAYRGVGIADCIHSGETAAEQALLNDATRAVP, encoded by the coding sequence ATGAGGCTGGTTGTGATCGGCGCAGGCATCGCGGGGCTGGCGGCGGCGCATCGGGCCGTCGAGCTGGCTCGCGAGCGCGGTATTTCGCTCGAGCTTACCGTCCTCGAGGCTCGGGAGCGCCTGGGGGGCACGATCGAGACCGAGCGGGTGGACGGTTTCCTCGTCGAGGCTGGGCCCGACTCGTTCCTTTCCGAGAAGCCATGGGGGCTGGCCCTGTGCCGGCGCCTGGGCCTGGAGCACCGCCTGGTCGGGACCGACGACCGCTTCCGGCGCACCTTCGTGTGGTTCCACGGCCGACTGCATCCGCTGCCCGAGGGATTCCAGCTCCTGGCGCCCACCCGGGTACGTCCGTTCCTCGCCTCGCAGCTCCTGTCCTGGCCGGGCAAAGCCCGGATGGCTCTCGATCTGCTCTTGCCCCGCGGCGCGGCCGGGGCCGACGAGAGCCTGGGGGCATTTGTGCGTCGCCGCCTGGGGCGCGAGGCGCTGGAGCGCGTGGCCCAGCCGCTGGTGGCCGGCATCTATACCGCCGACCCCGACGAGCTCAGCTTGAGAGCGACGATGCCGCGCTTCCTCGAGCTGGAGCGAGTTCGACGCAGCCTCATCATCGGGCTCTGGCGGGCGAGCCGGGGCGGGCCGGCTGCCTCCGGCAGCAGCGGGGCGCGCTGGAGCCTCTTCGTCACCCTGAGTGGCGGGATGAATGAGCTGGTGCAGGGCCTGGCCGCCCGGCTGCCGGCGGGCGCCGTCCAGCTCGAGCGGCGCGTCAACAGCGTCGTCCGGCGCGGCGCGAGCTGGGCTGTCGACGGTGGCGGGTCGGTCATCGAGGCGGATCGCGTGATCGCCGCCGTCGAGGGCCACGCGGCGAGCCGTCTGCTCCGCTACGTCGATCCCCAGCTGGCCAGCCTCCTGCAGGGCATCCCGTACGCTTCGTCGGCGACCATCTCGCTCGGGTACCCGCGCGCCGCCATCCGCCATCCGCTCGACGGCTTCGGGTTCGTGGTGCCGCGGGTAGAAGGTCGCGCGCTGCTGGCGTGCACGTTCTCCAGCGTGAAGTACCCGGGGCGGGCCCCCGCCGGACACGTCCTGCTCCGCTGCTTCCTCGGCGGCGCCTTGAACGCCGGCGTGCTCGAGGCGAGTGACGACGAGCTGGTCCGGCTGGCGCGCGAGGAGCTGGCCGCGGCGCTCGGCGTCGCCGGCGATCCCATGCTCGTGCGGGTGGTCCGGCACCCGGCCGCGATGCCCCAGTACGTGGTCGGTCACCTGCGGACGCTGGAGGCGATCGCCCGGCGCCTGGAGTCGTCGCCCGGCCTGCTGCTGGCCGGTTCCGCCTACCGGGGGGTCGGCATCGCGGACTGCATCCACTCCGGCGAGACCGCCGCCGAACAAGCGCTTCTGAACGACGCCACGCGTGCCGTGCCGTGA
- a CDS encoding YbaK/EbsC family protein, translating into MAEPLSPSAQKVQDALTALGFPYQVVESLQPTRTAAEAARLVGCQVDQIAKSLVFKGRQSERPVLVIVSGANQVNEWRIGVLLKEALDKAKPAFVREHTGYAIGGVPPIGHLKPLETFIDQDLMTHAEVWAAGGTPNALFRLTPQDLAKMTGGRVVKVT; encoded by the coding sequence GTGGCCGAGCCACTGAGCCCCAGCGCGCAGAAGGTCCAGGACGCGCTCACCGCCCTGGGCTTCCCCTATCAGGTGGTGGAGTCTCTGCAGCCTACGCGGACGGCGGCCGAAGCCGCCCGGCTGGTCGGCTGCCAGGTGGATCAGATCGCGAAGTCGCTGGTCTTCAAGGGGCGGCAGTCGGAGCGGCCAGTGCTCGTCATCGTCAGCGGGGCCAATCAGGTCAACGAATGGCGCATCGGCGTGCTGCTGAAGGAAGCGCTGGACAAGGCCAAGCCGGCCTTCGTCCGCGAGCACACCGGGTATGCCATCGGCGGCGTGCCGCCGATCGGCCATCTCAAGCCGCTCGAGACGTTCATCGACCAGGATCTGATGACGCACGCGGAGGTCTGGGCGGCGGGCGGCACGCCGAACGCGCTCTTCCGGCTCACGCCTCAGGATCTGGCCAAGATGACTGGCGGCCGCGTGGTGAAGGTCACCTAG
- a CDS encoding sodium/solute symporter (Members of the Solute:Sodium Symporter (SSS), TC 2.A.21 as described in tcdb.org, catalyze solute:Na+ symport. Known solutes for members of the family include sugars, amino acids, nucleosides, inositols, vitamins, urea or anions, depending on the system.) encodes MPAVVPGLAWSDYAVLAFCLALLLLIGAGFSRQRDTVDFFLARRRVPWWAACLSFLATEISAVTIISVPATAYSENWQYLQFFVGSSLAKFAVAWLFIPAFYRHQVVTIYEFLRDRFGQASQVTAALFFFVTRLLGSGVRLMAAALAVSILLGWPLLPTIAIFVAVSILYIAAGGVKAIVWTNVFQALVFLLAGAATLGWAIAQVEGGMPAIVALAGGAGRLDIVNWGPPPGDSHFWRQVFSDPNIIWVAVLNGLVGSMAAFGTDHDLMQRLLTVETRRRSQITLSLTPLGTLLTLVIYLGLGAALYTFYAQHPELPVSRPDEILPHFVQQTPAVLRGLMLSAIVLASIDSPLGSLSASFVTDIYRPLLAPRRSERHYLLVSRGAVVVFGLVLGGIAHAFSAFDQILWLAFKIAGVTFGSLLGVFLLGLVTTRPVRDWANVAAMLVMASLNLVLLVLSETGVVAFAWSWLVIIGTAGTILLSLTATHAYQLMNRRG; translated from the coding sequence GTGCCCGCGGTCGTGCCCGGCCTGGCCTGGTCTGACTACGCGGTCCTCGCCTTCTGCCTGGCCCTGCTGCTCCTCATCGGCGCCGGCTTCAGCCGCCAGCGCGACACCGTCGACTTCTTCCTGGCCCGGCGCCGGGTGCCCTGGTGGGCGGCCTGCCTGAGCTTTCTGGCCACCGAGATCAGCGCGGTCACGATCATCTCGGTCCCGGCCACGGCCTACAGCGAGAACTGGCAGTATCTGCAGTTCTTCGTGGGGTCCTCGCTGGCCAAGTTCGCGGTGGCGTGGTTGTTCATTCCCGCCTTCTATCGACACCAGGTCGTCACCATCTATGAATTCCTGCGGGATCGCTTCGGGCAGGCCAGCCAGGTGACCGCCGCGCTCTTCTTTTTCGTCACCCGACTGCTCGGCTCCGGGGTACGCCTGATGGCCGCCGCCCTGGCCGTGTCGATCCTGCTCGGCTGGCCACTCCTGCCCACGATCGCCATCTTCGTCGCGGTATCGATCCTCTACATCGCCGCCGGCGGCGTGAAGGCCATCGTGTGGACGAACGTCTTCCAGGCGCTGGTGTTCCTGCTGGCGGGCGCCGCCACGCTGGGCTGGGCCATCGCTCAGGTGGAGGGGGGTATGCCTGCCATCGTGGCCCTGGCCGGTGGGGCCGGGCGCCTGGACATCGTCAACTGGGGGCCGCCTCCCGGCGACTCCCACTTCTGGCGTCAGGTGTTCTCGGACCCGAACATCATCTGGGTGGCCGTGCTCAACGGCCTGGTGGGCTCCATGGCCGCCTTCGGCACCGACCACGACCTCATGCAGCGCTTGCTGACGGTCGAGACGCGCCGCCGAAGCCAGATCACCCTATCCCTCACGCCGCTGGGCACGCTCCTCACCCTCGTCATCTACCTCGGGCTGGGGGCCGCGCTCTACACCTTCTATGCCCAGCACCCGGAGCTGCCGGTGTCCCGGCCCGACGAGATACTGCCGCACTTCGTGCAGCAGACGCCGGCTGTGTTGCGGGGCCTCATGTTGAGCGCTATCGTGCTGGCCTCGATCGACTCGCCGCTCGGCTCGCTGTCCGCCTCCTTCGTGACCGACATCTACCGCCCGCTGCTGGCCCCGCGACGGTCGGAGCGCCACTACCTGCTCGTCTCCCGGGGAGCCGTGGTGGTGTTCGGGCTCGTCCTCGGCGGCATCGCCCACGCGTTCTCGGCGTTCGATCAGATTTTGTGGCTGGCCTTCAAGATCGCCGGGGTGACGTTCGGCTCCTTGCTGGGCGTGTTCCTCCTGGGGCTGGTCACGACCCGTCCGGTGCGCGACTGGGCGAACGTCGCGGCGATGCTCGTCATGGCCTCGCTGAATCTCGTGCTGCTCGTGCTATCGGAAACCGGTGTCGTCGCCTTCGCCTGGTCCTGGCTCGTGATCATCGGCACCGCCGGCACCATCCTCCTCTCCCTAACCGCGACTCACGCCTACCAGCTGATGAACCGCCGCGGGTGA
- the hemE gene encoding uroporphyrinogen decarboxylase translates to MPAPETPLLLRAARREPTPVTPVWLMRQAGRFLPEYRALRARHGFLELCRDPAAAAEVTLLPIDRLGVDAAILFADILLLIEPLGVGLEFAQGEGPVIQRPIRTGAQVERLAPIDPATAVPFVFETVRTVVRELAGRLPLIGFAGGPFTVASYLIEGGPSRDYLHVKRFMYEEPEGWHRLMDLLGEATAHYLNGQIAAGAQAVQLFDSWAGVLSPADYRAFVQPHVRALLEKVTPGVPIIHFGTGTAGLLPCMRDAGGDVIGLDWRVDLDAAWSVLGPDVAVQGNLDPAALLAPPVLFKQRARDVLTRAGGRPGHIFNLGHGVLPQTPVDHVRALVDMVHDLSSK, encoded by the coding sequence GTGCCTGCCCCGGAAACCCCGCTCCTCTTGCGGGCCGCACGCCGCGAGCCCACGCCGGTGACACCGGTGTGGCTCATGCGCCAGGCCGGTCGTTTCCTCCCCGAGTACCGTGCCCTCCGCGCTCGCCACGGGTTTCTCGAGCTCTGCCGCGATCCGGCCGCCGCCGCCGAGGTCACGCTGCTGCCCATCGACCGGCTGGGTGTGGACGCCGCCATCCTGTTCGCCGACATCTTGTTGCTGATCGAGCCGCTGGGCGTCGGCCTCGAGTTCGCCCAAGGCGAAGGGCCCGTGATCCAGCGGCCCATCCGTACCGGCGCCCAGGTCGAGAGATTGGCGCCCATCGACCCGGCTACGGCCGTGCCGTTCGTCTTCGAAACCGTCCGCACGGTCGTGCGCGAGCTTGCTGGCCGGCTCCCCCTCATCGGCTTCGCCGGCGGCCCGTTCACCGTGGCCTCCTACCTCATCGAGGGCGGTCCCTCGCGCGACTACCTGCACGTCAAGCGGTTCATGTACGAGGAGCCCGAGGGGTGGCACCGGCTGATGGACTTGCTCGGCGAGGCGACGGCCCATTACCTCAACGGCCAGATCGCCGCGGGCGCCCAGGCCGTCCAACTCTTCGACTCCTGGGCGGGCGTCCTCAGCCCGGCCGATTACCGGGCGTTCGTCCAGCCCCACGTGCGCGCCCTGTTGGAGAAGGTCACGCCCGGTGTACCGATCATCCACTTCGGCACGGGGACGGCCGGCTTGTTGCCGTGCATGCGTGATGCGGGCGGCGACGTGATCGGGCTCGACTGGCGCGTGGATCTCGATGCCGCCTGGAGTGTCCTGGGTCCGGACGTCGCCGTGCAGGGCAATCTCGATCCGGCCGCGCTGCTGGCCCCGCCGGTCCTCTTCAAGCAGCGCGCCCGGGACGTCCTGACCCGCGCCGGCGGCCGACCCGGACACATCTTCAACCTCGGTCACGGCGTGCTTCCCCAGACGCCGGTGGACCACGTTCGGGCCCTGGTCGACATGGTCCACGACCTCAGCTCCAAGTGA